One region of Nitrospinaceae bacterium genomic DNA includes:
- the ogt gene encoding O-GlcNAc transferase — protein sequence MKKNTTMTDPETYPTKKRFSLTVLLLFLLILFTYANTFFAPFNFDDEVVILHEIAATGDRFYQLYPPVYRHFFYLSLAANYTWGEANPLGYHLFNITLHFGTTVLVLFTAFLTLNRGMAVGRKDAVSISCFTVFLFALMPVHSEAVTYISARATSMSAFFYLLSLLFFILGSLKENRFRWRPPVYYLFSLFAFFAAVLSKETALTLPAIVLLYDLIFMKGSQWSPLKNRVYYYYLPILAGVVFVFILSPTLLSVILEWLPRLDLKYAASQPLVIFYAIKLLFIPINLTFDYDFNLRFFSQGMTLVLGVTLFLALGLAFLQKMTKGTGLYIFSLLWFLILLSPTNSFLPRTDLLSERNLYLPSFGLLLLGATIATGVFKSIRDRFPVWRSYGMVFLTTLFILYSALLIQRNSTYRSNILLWEDTVKKSPGKLRALHNLSHFYLTEENYQKAFVILKKLVASRASPFYRSIAHNNLGNIYTQQENPAQAEKEFLEAIRADPTIPTSYFNLASLHAAQGHFHQAKRGYEQAEERYAQYRWGYLTPAELAFNKAKVHFILGLFKEAEQDLYRYLQQVPGSVEGQLLLGKIYAATERRNQAIDTLKSIQGNPVDEAQAHNDLGVLYIEGKKPDEAILEFKKAVSLNPNLPDAHYNLALLLAETQNDPTQARQYLQTAMHLNQDPARREAIQKRLMVLEK from the coding sequence ATGAAAAAGAACACCACCATGACCGATCCTGAAACCTACCCCACAAAAAAACGCTTTTCACTGACCGTTTTATTGTTGTTTCTTCTCATCCTGTTCACTTACGCGAACACTTTTTTTGCTCCATTTAATTTCGACGATGAAGTGGTCATTCTTCATGAAATCGCCGCGACTGGTGACCGTTTCTACCAACTGTATCCTCCCGTGTACCGACATTTTTTTTACCTCAGCCTTGCGGCCAACTATACCTGGGGAGAGGCGAACCCTCTGGGCTACCATCTGTTCAACATAACGCTCCATTTCGGAACCACCGTGTTGGTCCTGTTCACCGCTTTTCTCACCCTGAACCGTGGAATGGCGGTGGGAAGAAAAGATGCCGTTTCGATTTCCTGCTTCACCGTTTTTCTGTTTGCGCTCATGCCGGTTCACTCGGAAGCTGTCACCTACATCTCCGCCAGAGCCACCAGTATGAGCGCTTTTTTTTATCTCCTGTCCTTACTGTTCTTTATTCTCGGGAGTTTGAAAGAAAACCGGTTTCGATGGCGGCCCCCGGTTTATTATCTGTTTTCCCTTTTCGCCTTTTTTGCCGCGGTCTTAAGCAAGGAAACGGCTCTGACCCTGCCGGCCATCGTTCTTTTATACGATCTGATATTTATGAAGGGAAGCCAGTGGAGTCCCTTGAAAAATAGGGTTTATTATTACTATTTGCCTATCCTGGCCGGTGTCGTTTTCGTTTTCATTCTCTCCCCAACTTTACTTTCCGTGATCCTGGAATGGCTTCCGAGACTCGATCTGAAATATGCGGCGTCCCAGCCACTGGTAATATTCTATGCCATCAAATTGCTTTTCATTCCCATCAATCTGACCTTTGACTATGATTTTAATCTGCGGTTTTTCTCCCAGGGGATGACGCTGGTTCTTGGAGTGACCTTATTTCTGGCGTTGGGTTTGGCTTTCCTCCAAAAAATGACCAAAGGGACCGGGCTGTATATTTTTTCGCTGTTATGGTTTCTCATCCTCCTGTCACCGACGAACAGTTTCCTGCCACGGACCGATCTATTAAGCGAAAGAAACCTCTATCTGCCTTCATTCGGTCTACTTCTTTTAGGAGCAACCATCGCGACCGGGGTTTTCAAGTCAATCCGCGACCGCTTTCCTGTCTGGCGATCTTATGGAATGGTCTTTCTGACAACCCTGTTCATTTTGTACTCGGCGCTTCTCATTCAGAGAAATTCCACTTACCGGTCCAATATTCTCTTGTGGGAAGATACCGTGAAAAAATCTCCCGGAAAACTGCGCGCCCTGCACAACCTCAGCCATTTTTATTTGACGGAAGAAAATTACCAAAAAGCATTTGTCATTTTGAAAAAACTGGTGGCGTCACGGGCATCTCCTTTTTACCGGTCCATCGCCCACAACAATTTGGGAAACATATACACCCAACAGGAAAACCCGGCTCAGGCGGAAAAAGAATTTCTGGAAGCCATCCGTGCCGATCCGACGATACCTACGAGTTACTTCAATCTGGCTTCCCTGCATGCGGCGCAGGGACACTTTCATCAAGCCAAACGCGGGTATGAACAGGCCGAAGAGCGATACGCCCAGTATCGCTGGGGTTATCTCACGCCTGCGGAGCTGGCTTTCAACAAGGCAAAGGTGCATTTCATTTTAGGGTTGTTTAAAGAGGCGGAACAGGATCTCTACCGTTATCTGCAACAGGTTCCCGGTTCAGTGGAAGGACAATTGCTGTTGGGAAAAATTTACGCGGCAACCGAAAGGAGAAATCAGGCCATCGATACTTTAAAAAGCATCCAGGGCAACCCTGTTGACGAGGCCCAGGCGCATAACGATCTGGGGGTTTTGTATATTGAAGGAAAAAAACCGGATGAAGCCATACTGGAGTTTAAAAAAGCCGTCTCTCTCAACCCAAATTTACCGGACGCACACTACAACCTGGCTCTTCTCCTGGCCGAAACTCAAAATGACCCCACCCAGGCCCGCCAATACCTGCAAACGGCGATGCATTTAAATCAGGATCCCGCCCGACGTGAAGCCATTCAAAAACGTTTGATGGTGCTGGAAAAGTGA
- a CDS encoding long-chain-fatty-acid--CoA ligase, which yields MALEFHNYLKKHAEKTPDHPAVIDGEDTLTYHELLEQVETFSNALSRLDLNPHSKLGIFCLNQKEYLIAFLGALHKGLPIVPFNFLLGPEDLVFIAKDAGIDVLIVDALFIKPETIPFFQMFPHKIVIGETDLAPLGAGVVPFTDFLHNGVGEKDLTRHKKDASIPDTIFYTSGTTGKPKGVMLNESQFNLNCDGILAHLDISGKDRAIIALPFFHSFGNIMALVLLRQGATLILLKQFAPKTILATITQHKVTLLPLVPTIYSFLIDIYARGGYDVSSLRVCFSGGASLPEALHQKVEEILAVSVLEGYGLTETSPVIAVNTSQRGGVPSSVGPVLPNIKLKIVDETGNAVKRGDVGEIWVQGETVMKGYWKNPKETEETLARDGWLKTGDLGHMDENNLLYISAGRKKDLIIRAGENVAPLAIENALMNHPAIAEVAAIGVPDDRLGEKVKVCAALREGAVSDEHDLKEFCRKKLPAFMIPDIIQFYESLPKNAAGKILKTQLRDS from the coding sequence ATGGCGCTTGAATTTCATAACTATCTTAAAAAACACGCTGAAAAAACTCCCGACCACCCGGCTGTCATCGATGGAGAGGACACGCTCACCTACCACGAGCTTTTAGAGCAGGTTGAAACGTTTTCCAACGCGTTGAGCAGACTCGATCTCAATCCGCACAGCAAACTGGGAATTTTTTGCTTGAATCAGAAAGAATATCTGATTGCCTTTTTAGGCGCGTTGCACAAAGGATTGCCCATTGTCCCTTTCAATTTCCTTCTTGGCCCTGAAGATCTTGTTTTCATCGCAAAGGACGCCGGGATCGACGTTCTCATCGTGGATGCGCTGTTTATCAAGCCGGAAACCATTCCTTTTTTTCAGATGTTCCCGCACAAAATTGTGATTGGAGAAACCGACCTGGCTCCATTGGGAGCGGGAGTCGTGCCCTTCACGGATTTTTTACACAACGGCGTCGGGGAAAAAGATTTGACCCGCCACAAAAAGGACGCATCCATTCCCGACACGATTTTTTATACCTCCGGAACCACCGGGAAACCTAAAGGAGTGATGCTCAACGAAAGTCAGTTTAATCTCAATTGTGACGGGATTCTCGCGCATCTGGATATTTCTGGAAAAGACCGGGCCATTATTGCGTTGCCGTTTTTCCATTCCTTTGGAAACATCATGGCCCTTGTCCTTTTAAGACAGGGCGCCACCTTGATCCTGTTAAAACAATTTGCCCCAAAAACGATTCTGGCCACCATCACCCAGCACAAGGTCACTCTTCTGCCTCTGGTCCCAACGATTTATTCTTTTCTCATCGATATTTATGCGCGCGGCGGGTACGACGTTTCTTCCCTTCGCGTTTGTTTTTCGGGCGGCGCATCGTTGCCGGAAGCATTGCACCAAAAAGTGGAAGAAATTCTGGCGGTTTCCGTCCTGGAGGGTTACGGACTCACCGAAACCTCACCCGTGATCGCGGTCAACACTTCTCAAAGAGGCGGGGTTCCCAGTTCCGTGGGACCGGTCCTTCCCAATATAAAACTAAAAATCGTTGATGAAACAGGCAACGCCGTTAAACGGGGAGACGTGGGGGAAATCTGGGTACAGGGCGAAACCGTCATGAAAGGCTATTGGAAAAATCCAAAGGAAACGGAAGAAACGTTGGCTCGGGACGGATGGTTGAAAACCGGAGATCTTGGCCACATGGACGAGAACAACCTTCTTTATATTTCCGCAGGAAGAAAGAAGGATCTCATCATCCGCGCCGGAGAGAATGTCGCTCCGCTCGCCATTGAAAACGCGCTGATGAATCACCCGGCCATCGCTGAAGTGGCCGCGATCGGGGTGCCCGATGACCGTCTGGGTGAAAAGGTCAAAGTCTGTGCCGCTCTTAGAGAAGGAGCGGTGTCGGACGAACATGACCTTAAGGAATTCTGCCGAAAGAAGCTTCCGGCTTTCATGATTCCCGACATTATCCAGTTCTATGAATCGCTTCCCAAAAACGCCGCCGGAAAAATTTTGAAGACCCAGTTACGGGATTCCTAG
- a CDS encoding undecaprenyl-phosphate alpha-N-acetylglucosaminyl 1-phosphate transferase, translating to MIFESHPIEGNIYLAGYLLSIVLSLVFTFLLVKAVSRQSALTQFLNRLPISAGKNVSPFGGIAVIFSFLLTLWGLYFLGAVHENNSYLFIVLTLGIGMMFLLGIYDDIYHCSPRLKLAAQCFIAIILYFAGFQIERIGGFLELNQFSIVLTIFWIVGITNSINLIDGMDGLASGVVFFSCLTLVFVYLERDIITASFLAVVLAGSTLGFFFFNFPPAKIILGDTGSLPLGLLVSLITLLPLNQGNTDEIYYLIPVITLLIPITDTAFAFFRRIFKGTSPFSKDAHHFHHRLGNLGLSSTNTICLLFAIGFYFDLSAMVPVFYINLIPRFIPIYSLFILLNVAGLIWLLRHYEKEHHHDRS from the coding sequence ATGATTTTTGAAAGCCATCCCATTGAAGGCAATATTTACCTGGCGGGATACCTCCTTTCAATCGTTTTGTCGCTGGTTTTTACCTTTCTTCTTGTTAAGGCGGTCAGCCGGCAAAGTGCACTGACCCAATTCTTGAACCGCCTTCCAATTTCGGCGGGGAAAAATGTCAGTCCTTTTGGGGGTATTGCCGTCATTTTTTCCTTTCTGCTCACCCTTTGGGGACTGTATTTTCTGGGCGCGGTCCACGAAAACAACAGCTATCTTTTTATAGTCCTGACGCTGGGCATCGGCATGATGTTTCTTCTGGGAATTTATGACGACATCTACCATTGCTCTCCGAGATTGAAGCTGGCGGCCCAGTGTTTCATCGCCATCATTCTCTATTTCGCTGGTTTTCAGATTGAGCGCATCGGAGGCTTTTTAGAGCTCAATCAATTTTCCATCGTCCTGACCATATTCTGGATCGTCGGAATCACCAACTCCATCAACCTGATCGACGGCATGGACGGTCTGGCCAGCGGTGTGGTATTTTTCTCCTGCCTGACCCTGGTTTTCGTCTATCTGGAGCGCGACATCATCACAGCGTCTTTTCTTGCGGTCGTTCTCGCGGGAAGTACCCTTGGCTTCTTTTTCTTCAATTTTCCACCAGCTAAAATCATTCTAGGAGACACGGGCAGTCTGCCACTTGGTCTTCTGGTGTCTCTGATTACCCTTTTACCGCTCAATCAGGGAAACACCGATGAGATCTATTATCTCATCCCGGTGATCACGCTGTTGATCCCAATCACAGACACCGCTTTTGCTTTTTTCCGAAGAATCTTCAAGGGAACCAGCCCATTTTCCAAAGACGCGCACCACTTTCACCACCGCCTCGGAAACCTGGGGTTATCGTCCACGAATACAATCTGCCTGCTGTTTGCCATCGGCTTTTACTTCGATTTGAGCGCCATGGTGCCGGTATTTTATATCAACCTCATTCCCAGATTCATACCCATCTATTCTCTTTTCATCTTACTCAATGTGGCCGGCCTGATCTGGTTGTTAAGGCATTATGAAAAAGAACACCACCATGACCGATCCTGA
- the acrE gene encoding acriflavin resistance protein, translated as MDYSKIGHDKKALLWLTILLLPFFLLAGCGGGEDEPAGKKRGFSLPVQVGKVVYLDVMDQVRAVGNIQADQRVVINTEVKGLVSEIPVEEGMRVKKGAQLARIDTREYELELDRLKTELAVAEIEHDKAQEGLRPQDKEKLEAQVNADESAWEFAVKEKERFEKLMAQGFVSQSELDQAVDRARRAGDALRISKAALNAGMSARVEDIQQKKSSVEGIRKRIDMAKLDLTKTFVKAPFDGVVISKRIEQGAYASAGTPVVEMIGAARLKAVLEMPQGYRGKLRTLQGVEFLAKELDQKFKYGGNLARNIRVIPDANIYSGNIKVQIDLPKPDPSLFPGVNLEALMNFGVRKKVLHVPSISLVISEQGTVVYIMKDKKAHLVPVKAYKERNEYVEIEDFTKQLGPDADLILRGSGAVFPGANVFPTNLSPETETPFNAASTDPKADTQPAESPET; from the coding sequence GTGGATTATAGCAAAATCGGTCACGACAAAAAGGCCCTGTTGTGGCTCACAATTCTATTATTGCCCTTTTTCCTGCTGGCGGGTTGCGGTGGTGGAGAAGATGAACCGGCTGGAAAAAAGAGGGGTTTTTCTCTTCCGGTTCAAGTTGGGAAAGTGGTCTATCTGGATGTGATGGATCAGGTTCGTGCGGTGGGAAATATTCAGGCCGATCAGCGGGTGGTGATCAACACTGAAGTGAAGGGGCTGGTGTCCGAAATTCCCGTTGAAGAGGGCATGCGGGTCAAAAAGGGCGCCCAGCTGGCTCGTATCGACACCCGCGAATACGAATTGGAACTGGACCGTCTGAAAACCGAACTCGCGGTGGCCGAAATTGAACACGACAAGGCCCAGGAAGGGCTTCGGCCTCAGGATAAAGAAAAACTGGAAGCTCAGGTCAATGCCGACGAAAGCGCCTGGGAGTTTGCGGTTAAAGAGAAAGAGCGATTCGAAAAGCTGATGGCCCAGGGGTTCGTTTCTCAATCTGAGCTGGATCAGGCCGTGGACCGCGCCCGCCGTGCCGGGGACGCCCTCAGAATCAGTAAGGCCGCTCTCAATGCAGGAATGAGTGCCCGCGTAGAGGATATACAACAAAAAAAATCCTCCGTGGAAGGAATCCGCAAACGAATCGATATGGCTAAACTTGACCTGACCAAAACGTTTGTCAAAGCGCCTTTTGATGGCGTGGTCATTTCAAAAAGAATCGAGCAGGGTGCGTATGCCAGTGCCGGAACTCCCGTGGTGGAAATGATCGGTGCCGCACGCTTGAAAGCCGTTCTTGAAATGCCGCAGGGTTACCGCGGCAAATTGAGAACCTTGCAGGGCGTCGAATTCCTTGCTAAAGAGCTTGACCAAAAATTCAAATATGGAGGAAACCTGGCCAGAAACATCCGGGTCATTCCAGACGCTAATATTTATTCCGGCAATATAAAGGTGCAAATCGATTTGCCGAAACCGGATCCGTCGTTGTTTCCAGGAGTGAACCTGGAAGCGCTCATGAATTTTGGCGTCCGAAAAAAAGTGCTGCATGTACCATCCATTTCCCTGGTGATCAGTGAACAGGGAACGGTGGTGTACATCATGAAAGATAAAAAGGCGCATCTGGTTCCGGTCAAGGCATACAAAGAACGCAACGAATATGTGGAGATAGAGGATTTCACCAAACAACTGGGACCCGATGCGGATTTGATTTTGCGGGGCTCCGGAGCGGTATTTCCTGGGGCCAACGTATTTCCCACGAATCTGTCTCCCGAGACGGAAACTCCGTTCAACGCCGCCTCGACGGATCCGAAAGCCGATACCCAACCGGCTGAATCGCCTGAAACCTGA
- a CDS encoding glycosyl transferase has product MAEMVSVAVIIVNWNSGKDLEKCLTALNHQTRPPKAIIVIDNASTDDSLLGIEERFPNVEMIRLNDNTGFASANNLGAKKVKDCDWIAFLNPDAFAAPEWLESLVTAAKHHPQFSFFGSHMRRYGAGNTLDGTGDVYHVSGLAWRRDFGVQESATERVTSEIFSPCAAAAMIRKDVFLNAGGFDETFHSYFEDVDLGFRIRLMGHRCLYVANAVIEHVGSGSTERYSDYAVYHGNRNLVWAYVKNMPGTLFWIYLPQHLLVNVAALIWFALQGKGQVVFKAKWHAIKGLKRAFAERKAVQRNRKVSIREIRKVLVKGWFLPYTKKKRTI; this is encoded by the coding sequence ATGGCTGAAATGGTTTCGGTCGCAGTCATCATCGTGAACTGGAATTCAGGCAAAGATCTTGAAAAATGCCTGACTGCGCTGAATCATCAAACCCGACCACCCAAGGCAATTATCGTGATCGACAATGCCAGTACCGACGACTCTCTTTTAGGGATTGAAGAAAGATTTCCAAATGTCGAAATGATTCGCCTGAATGACAACACCGGGTTTGCTTCTGCAAACAATCTGGGTGCGAAAAAGGTGAAGGACTGCGATTGGATCGCATTTTTGAATCCAGATGCCTTTGCCGCGCCCGAGTGGCTGGAGAGCTTAGTAACCGCCGCTAAACACCACCCGCAGTTTTCATTTTTTGGCAGCCATATGCGGCGCTACGGTGCCGGGAATACATTGGATGGAACCGGAGACGTCTACCATGTCAGCGGTCTCGCCTGGCGAAGGGATTTCGGTGTGCAGGAATCGGCCACGGAGCGGGTGACATCTGAGATATTTTCTCCCTGCGCTGCCGCAGCCATGATCCGCAAAGATGTTTTTCTAAACGCCGGTGGGTTTGATGAAACCTTTCATTCTTATTTTGAAGATGTCGATCTGGGTTTTCGAATCCGTTTGATGGGGCATCGCTGTCTTTACGTTGCCAATGCCGTGATAGAGCATGTGGGTTCCGGATCCACGGAGCGGTATAGCGATTACGCGGTCTATCACGGCAACCGTAATCTGGTATGGGCCTATGTGAAAAACATGCCCGGCACTCTTTTCTGGATTTACCTTCCACAGCATTTGCTGGTCAATGTAGCGGCTTTAATATGGTTCGCATTACAGGGAAAAGGGCAAGTGGTTTTCAAGGCTAAATGGCATGCCATTAAAGGTTTGAAAAGAGCTTTCGCTGAACGCAAGGCGGTTCAAAGAAACCGGAAGGTCTCCATCCGCGAGATTAGGAAGGTGCTGGTCAAAGGCTGGTTTCTGCCTTATACGAAAAAAAAGAGAACGATTTAA
- a CDS encoding SAM-dependent methyltransferase: MNLSSTQSYPLDDFDYRLLDSGEFQKLERFGPHRFIRPAPQAIWPKTLKKQEWSQAEGEYQYFKGKESGGEWKFFRKLPLDGWIIKFKELSFKVSPTGFGHIGMFPEQALNWLWIEEQIRASDKKDINVLNIFGYTGASTLAAASAGASVTHVDASKASVTWARNNLELSGLGDRPVRWIVDDAIKFLIREHKRGKRYDGIIMDPPTFGRGPKGEVWKIENQLSELMTHCRRVLSDHPLFVLLTTHSPGFSALTLKNMVIKFIADPGSGIFETDEMYIHDTGSGLHLPNGFFSRWRNSS; the protein is encoded by the coding sequence ATGAACTTATCTTCCACTCAATCTTATCCCCTGGATGACTTTGACTACCGTTTACTGGATTCCGGCGAGTTTCAAAAACTGGAACGGTTTGGCCCGCACCGGTTCATTCGCCCTGCTCCGCAGGCGATCTGGCCAAAAACTCTGAAAAAACAGGAGTGGTCCCAAGCCGAAGGTGAGTACCAATATTTTAAAGGAAAAGAGTCGGGCGGAGAATGGAAATTTTTCAGGAAACTTCCCTTAGACGGCTGGATCATAAAATTCAAAGAATTATCTTTTAAAGTGTCTCCCACCGGATTTGGTCATATTGGAATGTTTCCCGAACAGGCCCTCAACTGGCTCTGGATCGAAGAGCAGATCAGAGCAAGCGACAAGAAAGACATCAATGTTCTCAACATCTTCGGCTATACCGGTGCCAGCACCCTGGCCGCCGCCAGTGCCGGCGCTTCGGTCACGCATGTGGATGCGTCCAAGGCTTCGGTCACCTGGGCGCGAAATAATCTGGAACTTTCAGGACTGGGAGACCGGCCGGTCCGTTGGATCGTGGACGACGCCATCAAATTTTTGATCCGGGAACACAAAAGGGGAAAGCGGTACGATGGCATCATCATGGACCCGCCCACGTTCGGACGCGGGCCCAAAGGGGAAGTCTGGAAAATCGAGAATCAATTGTCGGAACTGATGACTCACTGCCGTCGGGTGTTGAGCGATCATCCTTTGTTTGTTCTGCTCACCACACACTCTCCCGGCTTTTCGGCTTTGACTTTGAAAAACATGGTGATTAAATTTATCGCTGACCCTGGATCGGGAATCTTTGAAACCGATGAAATGTATATTCATGACACTGGATCGGGGCTCCATCTTCCCAATGGATTTTTTTCGCGGTGGAGAAACAGTTCGTAA
- the rmlB gene encoding dTDP-glucose 4,6-dehydratase, with protein sequence MKSHFVTGGAGFIGCNFVLNLLKANDVKVLNYDKLTYAGNLESLASVATHPNYVFEEGDICDRDRVLQLLKEHRPDTIINFAAESHVDRSIDGPAPFIETNISGTFSLLEAARHYWGALSGEKKAGFRFLHVSTDEVFGSLGATGYFTEETPYAPNSPYAASKASSDHLVRSYHKTYGLPVLTTNCSNNYGPYQFPEKLVPLMIHNALTGKPLPVYGDGKQIRDWLYVEDHCQAILAVLEKGRLGEVYNIGGNNEKANLEMVHTLCGLLDELVPNAAHKPHKSLIQFVDDRPGHDRRYAIDSGKIQRELGWNPKETFDSGLRKTIQWYLDNQTWVERVMSGAYRGERLGLGS encoded by the coding sequence ATGAAATCCCATTTTGTGACCGGTGGTGCGGGTTTTATTGGCTGTAATTTTGTTTTAAACTTACTCAAAGCCAACGACGTCAAAGTTCTCAATTACGACAAGCTGACCTATGCCGGGAACCTGGAATCCCTGGCATCCGTTGCTACGCACCCGAACTATGTTTTCGAGGAAGGCGATATCTGCGATCGGGATCGCGTTCTGCAATTGCTTAAAGAACACCGGCCGGACACTATTATCAATTTTGCGGCGGAATCGCATGTCGACCGCTCCATCGACGGTCCCGCACCCTTCATCGAAACCAATATTTCCGGCACGTTCTCCCTTCTGGAAGCCGCGCGCCATTATTGGGGTGCGCTTTCCGGAGAAAAGAAAGCGGGCTTCCGGTTTCTGCACGTATCCACCGATGAAGTGTTCGGGTCTCTCGGCGCCACGGGATACTTTACAGAAGAAACCCCCTATGCGCCCAACTCCCCGTATGCCGCTTCAAAAGCATCGTCCGACCATCTGGTGCGGTCTTATCACAAAACCTACGGGCTTCCCGTTCTGACCACCAACTGTTCCAACAATTACGGGCCCTATCAGTTCCCAGAAAAACTGGTTCCTTTGATGATACACAATGCCCTGACGGGAAAACCGCTTCCGGTTTATGGAGATGGCAAACAAATCCGCGACTGGCTTTATGTCGAAGATCATTGTCAGGCCATCCTTGCGGTCCTCGAGAAAGGACGCCTCGGCGAAGTTTACAACATCGGCGGAAATAACGAAAAGGCCAATCTTGAAATGGTCCACACGCTATGCGGTCTGCTGGATGAATTGGTTCCGAATGCCGCCCATAAGCCGCACAAATCGCTGATCCAGTTCGTTGACGACCGGCCCGGCCACGACCGCCGTTATGCCATCGATTCGGGAAAAATACAACGCGAGCTGGGCTGGAATCCCAAGGAAACGTTTGATTCAGGGCTTCGGAAAACCATCCAGTGGTATCTCGACAACCAGACCTGGGTGGAACGGGTGATGTCGGGAGCCTATCGCGGCGAACGGCTGGGACTGGGCTCTTAA
- a CDS encoding nucleoside-diphosphate-sugar epimerase, translating into MGKKILVTGGAGFIGSHTVDALVERGDTVRVYDNLTEQVHGVNAVKPAYLHKDAEFIKGDVRDRDGLKKAIEGVEIIIHDAAEVGVGQSMYSIDQFISTNVQGTGILWDILVNDKHSVEKVLVASSMSLYGEGKYSCPDHGTFSPRPRPEEQFQQGLWEMLCPDCRQPSAPVPTDEDKELDVTSVYAQSKKDQEVYSLMIGKAYKIPTVACRYFNCYGPRQSLNNPYTGAAAIFCSSVLNDKPPLIYEDGLQQRDMVHVKDLVQGKLALMDHSRADFGIFNIGTGKATSILQVAETLIELCGKSFEPNVIGKFRNGDIRHCYGDIAKIRAMGYEPKISLKEGLRDLVGWGECQEAVSKVEDAHQKLVEKGLVV; encoded by the coding sequence ATGGGAAAAAAAATTCTGGTCACCGGTGGGGCGGGGTTTATCGGTTCACATACCGTAGATGCATTGGTCGAGCGCGGCGACACCGTCCGGGTTTACGACAACCTGACGGAACAGGTCCACGGCGTCAACGCGGTTAAGCCTGCCTACCTTCACAAAGATGCCGAATTCATTAAAGGAGACGTTCGTGACCGGGATGGTTTGAAGAAAGCCATCGAGGGCGTGGAAATCATCATTCACGATGCCGCGGAAGTCGGGGTGGGGCAGTCCATGTATTCCATCGACCAGTTCATCTCCACCAATGTCCAGGGAACCGGGATTTTGTGGGACATCCTCGTCAACGACAAACATTCCGTCGAAAAAGTGCTCGTGGCCAGCTCGATGAGTCTTTATGGAGAGGGGAAGTACTCCTGTCCGGATCATGGAACCTTTTCTCCGAGACCCCGCCCGGAAGAGCAGTTTCAACAGGGCCTGTGGGAAATGCTGTGTCCCGATTGCCGCCAGCCTTCCGCTCCCGTCCCAACCGATGAGGACAAAGAGCTGGATGTCACCTCCGTATACGCCCAGAGCAAAAAAGATCAGGAGGTGTATTCACTGATGATTGGAAAAGCCTACAAAATTCCAACGGTGGCCTGCCGCTATTTCAACTGCTACGGACCCAGGCAATCGCTGAACAACCCCTACACAGGGGCGGCGGCCATATTTTGTTCAAGCGTATTGAACGACAAACCGCCGCTGATTTATGAAGACGGTTTACAACAACGCGATATGGTGCACGTGAAAGATCTCGTGCAGGGCAAGCTGGCATTAATGGACCATTCCAGAGCGGATTTTGGGATCTTCAACATCGGAACCGGAAAAGCCACATCGATCCTGCAGGTGGCGGAAACGTTGATCGAGCTTTGCGGCAAGTCGTTTGAACCCAATGTCATTGGAAAATTCCGCAATGGAGATATCCGCCATTGTTATGGAGACATCGCGAAAATCCGGGCCATGGGATACGAACCTAAAATCAGCCTGAAAGAGGGGCTGCGGGATTTGGTCGGATGGGGGGAATGTCAGGAAGCCGTTTCCAAGGTGGAGGATGCCCATCAAAAATTGGTAGAAAAAGGTCTGGTCGTTTAA